TAAAACAGCAGAACAAGAAAACATCCCTGACACGTTCCAAATACTGTTTGTCATGCGGTATCTGGTAGTCTTTCAGCTTGTTCAGTTCATCCCAAGTCAGGAAGATTACTTTTTTCGAGGTGGTTTTCAGTTTCGGTTTGAATGTATCGTATGCAATGTTCTGATGATGTCCTTTCTTGAAGCTCCAGCGCAGGAACCATTTGAGGAATCCCATTTGCTTGCCGATGGTGCTGTTTCTCATATCCTTGGTATCACGTAGGAAGTTGACGTATTCGTTCAATCCAAACTCGTCGAAATAGTTAAACGTTGCATCCTCCTTGAACTCTTTGAGGTGGTTCCTCACTGCTGCAAATTTTTCATAGGTGGATGCCGTCCAGTTATTCTGGTTACCGCACTCTTTTACAAACTCATCGAACACCTCCCAAAAGCTGACAGGGGCTTCTTCCGGCTGTTCTTCGCTGGTGTCTTTCATTCTCATGTTGAAAGCTTCCTTCAACTGTTGGGTCGTTGGCATGACCTCCTGTACCTCAAATTCTTTGAAAATATTCTGGATTTCGGCATAGTATTTCAGCAAGTCCGTATTGATTTCGGCTGCACTTTGCTTTAGCTTGTTGGTACATCCGTTCTTTACCCGCTGCTTGTCTGCATCCCATTTGGCTACGTCAATCCGGTAGCCCGTTGTAAACTCGATGCGTTGGCTGGCAAAGATGACACGCATACGGATGGGTACGTTCTCTACGATTGGCACACCGTTCTTTTTCCGGCTCTCCAATGCAAAAATGATGTTGCGTTTGATATTCATAATTGGGTGCGTTTGAAATTCTACACCCAAATATACACCCAATTATTGAGATAGCAAAAGACATTTAGAAACATTTAGTTTTACTCTATATTGTAATTTACACTTGATTATCAGTTGTTTGCAGTTTTATGATATTCTGTGAAAGTATAAGTTCGAGAGCCTGTCTCTCCGCAAAAAAAGAGCAAGAACAAGAGAGTTAGCATACAAAAGTTGACTCTCTTTTTGCATCTAAAAGGATTCGAACGAAGGGATGGTGGGTTCGTAATGCGTTCATGAGAAGTCCGAAGGACTTCGAGTCATCCCTCCCTCTCCGCAAAAAAGAGCAAGAACAAGAGAGTTAGCATACAAAAGTTGACTCTCTTTTTGCATCTAAAAGGATTCGAACGAAGGGATGGTGGGTTCGTAACGCGTTCATGAGAAGTCCGAGATAGTGTTTCAAAAAGTGTGTAAATTCCTTCTTTTCTCATGACTGCAAAATTATAAATAGTTCAATAAAATAATCTTGATTCTAAAAAATTATAAATAGGATATTTATAAATATCTGCATTTTGGGCTACCGTTCCCATTAGGAGAATAACGGCTTGGGGGTTTGGCATGGCGCCCCTCATGTTGATGACCCTCTTGTAATCCCTGTTCAGCCTTTCGATCCAGTTTGTGGTGTAAATCATCCCCCTGATTTCCCTCTCGTACTTGAAGTAGGTGAAATAGAACCTGTACCTGTCGTGGCAATATCTTTTCAAAACGGGATAACTTTTCTGCCACCTGGCAATAAACTCTTTAAATTTTTCGAAAGCCTTTTCCGGGGAGATCTCCCACTGGTCGGGAGCGCAAACCTGCTTGAGTTCTTCCATGACCTGTTTCTTGTCCCTGGGCTTGACTTTCCCAGCTATATTCCTCTTCAGGTGCACGGTACATAATTGTAAATCTGCTTTTGGAAAGGTTTCTGCCAGCACGTTTTCAATACCGGGCAATCCATCACACACCAGGAGATCAATCACGGCCACGCCTCTTTCCTTGAGGTCTTCAAACACGTCCTTCCAGTTCGTGGCACTTTCCGTGGGGAAATTCACCACGGCCAGCACCTCGCGGGTTCGGTCTTCTTTCACCCCCAAAACCGTGTAGTAAGCCTCGTTGGAAACGGAATCATCACGACGGGTGAGGACATAGGTGGCATCGATGTAAATTATCGGGTAACGATTATCCAGTTCACGACCTAGCCAGGCATTTACATCCTCGCGGGCCGTGTTCAACAAGCGGCTAACCTGGCTTTTACTGTAATGTTTGCCGTAAAATTGCTCGTAAATTTTACCCACCTGTTCCGTGGTTAAACCGCTGCAATAAAGGCTACTCACTAGCTTTTGAGCCTCTTCTTCCTGGTCTTTTAGCACCCCCAGTAACATCGGGTAAAAATGGTTGTTACGACTACGCGGGACCCGAAGTTCGAAGACCTTACCGCCATGACATACTCGACGACCACGAAAACCGTTACTCACGTCACCACGTGTCTCGTTATGAAGATCACGTTCCGATAACATTAAACTCTCTAAACCTTGTTTAACCAAGCCTTGTAAACCTAGTTCACCGTTTGTGATTTCGGAAATTATTTCCGAGATTTGTTCATGTGTAAATTCCATAATTATTCATTTTTGAAAATTGCATTACAAAAATAATCAATTCGGAATTTACACACTTTTTGAAACACTATCAAGTCCGAAGGACTTCGAGTCATCCCTCCCTCTCCGCAAAAAACAATCAAATAATGAGAGAGTTAGCACACAAAAGCTGACTCTCTTTTTGTATTTTAAAGGATTCGAACAAAGGGATGGTGGGTTCGTAACACAGTCAAAAAATAACCGTAACTTAACCGTAGAGTAATCGAGAAAATACCCCTCACTCGTTCGTCAAACAGAGCTTACTCGTGGCTCATGTAATCCGGATTGTATGAACCACGAGCAAGCCCCGAATCAACTTCGAAAAAAAGGTAGTTTCTTCCCCCATTCTCAATAAGACGACCATTACTTCTCCTCTAAATTACACAATTCTTATCTCCTTTTCTTTTCTGTCTTTGCCAACCCTTCATACTCCTTTATTCCCCGTTCACACACATCCTTTGTAACCATTCCAAACTTTTCAACCTTCACCATCAAGTCTTCAACATCTTCCCGGCTTACTTTAAATTCCGGATTATAACGAGCTTCAATGTAAGAACACACAAGTATTTTAAATAATCGTTCTTCTTCTTCATTCCCAATAGGAAAAACTCGAATCAGTTCGGGAGCATATCCGCGTGAAACCTTAAAAAGCTCTTCTAAATTATGCTCCTTATCGTTTTTCAGGGTAAATGTCAACAAAATTGCGCTGAACAAATTTTCACAAGCTTGATGCAAATTAAAAGAAGACATGACATATTCTTCCTTATCATACATAAAAACAGCTTGCTCTATAAAAAGTCTGGCTTTAGCGAATTTTTCTCTAAAATATTCTTCCCCTTGTTTCTTTATTTCCCCAAAATTCAATGGTTTCCGTCTCGCCAGTTTATTATTCCCACTATTATAAAGCATTATCCCATCACGCTTTAATTCAGTATAAAAATAACGACTGTATTTCAAATCTTCATTTACTTTCTTTATGCTATCATGAATAAACTGCACGGGAACCCGATAACGATGATCCCCCCGTTTGTCGTAAATATTGCGAACGCTTACCAACTTATTTTCAATTTTTTCATAGCCCCATGCACTATTAATGACCAATATATCATAATCACTTTTAAAAGAAGTAGGTATACCAAATTCTTCGCGCTCATCATAACTCACGTAAGTACCGCGAGCATAACTCCCATAAAGGATGATCATTTCGCACACCGGAATCTTATCCAGAATTAACTCAACGAGGTATTTCAGATCTTCCCGATTTTTCTTAGGCAGGAAAGCGATTGACTTCTTCATAAATAGCTATTTATTATGAAAGCAAATGTAACGTTTTTCAAGCAGAAAGGGATGCAAAATCATGCCAATTTACATGGTTTAGGTTTACCACAATTGTTCCCTAAAAATGTACAACAAAAAAAATACCCCTCGAAATCATACGATTAAGAGGGGTACTTGTACCCAGAACAGGACTCGAACCTGCACAGCCGTACGGCCACTAGTCCCTGAAACTAGCGTGTCTACCGATTCCACCACCTGGGCATGATTTCAAAGACCGAGAAGAAAAAACCTTGCAACTTCCCTGCTGCAAGGCCCCTCTTCATGTTTGTTGTCCCACAAGGATTCGAACCTTGACTGACAGAACCAAAATCTGCTGTGCTACCATTACACAATGGGACAATCTTCATGTCGCTTCAACAACCGCTGTTGTTATTTTGACGCTGCAAATGTAGAGCATTTTTTTATTTCACCAAAAGAAAATGCAGAAAAATTAAAAGAAAATTGCTATTTTCGTGCTGTCGAAAAATGACATTTTTGTTATAGCCTTGAATATTAATAAGAAATATAAATTCAAACTAAGGAGAAGCATGTGCAACATTAAAAATCACCCAACATTAAGCTACAGGTTGATCAATAATGTCACCGGATGGGTGGCGTTCGTGGTGGCCAGTATTACTTACATTCTTACGGTCGAACCAACAGCCAGCCTTTGGGACTGTGGTGAGTTTATTACAACTTCAGTCGGACTGCAAGTAGGACACCCTCCCGGAGCGCCTCTATTCATGATTATCTCCCGACTATTCGCCATATTCGCTCCAAGTCCCGAAACACAATCCTACATGATCAACATCATGTCTGCTCTATGTTCCGGGTTCACGATCTTGTTCCTGTTCTGGACGATCACGCATCTGGCTAAAAAAGTCGTGGTAAAAGAAGGCGAAGAATGTTCCATGGGGCAACTGTGCGGGATCATGGGAGCCGGACTTATCGGGGCATTAACCTACACGTTTACAGACACGTTTTGGTTTTCAGCCGTCGAGGGTGAAGTGTATGCCATGTCATCTTTGTTCACGGCCGTCGTGTTCTGGGCAATTTTGAAATGGGAAAATGTTGCTTTTCAACCTTATGCCAATCGTTGGTTAATTTTTATCGCCTACATGGTCGGACTGTCCATCGGCGTTCACTTGTTGAACTTGCTCGTAATTCCTGCCATTGTATTCATATATTATTTCAAAAAATACGAAACCACCAAGTGGGGTATTATCAAATCAGCGGCCCTTTCTATCGTCATACTGGGCGTAATCATGTGGGGTATTATCCCGGGCGTGATTATCGTCGCAGGCTGGTTTGAATTGCTGTTCGTGAATGGCTTTGGAATGCCTTTCAACACGGGTGTTGTCATCTACGCGTTGCTCTTAATCGCCGGACTGACTTTCGGAATCCGGTACACGTTAAAACACAACCACACGGTAGTGAACACGATCTTAACCTGTTTCGTGGTCATGCTTATCGGGTACTCCTGCTACGCGATGGTCGTTATCCGTTCCGTAAGTAATCCCCCGATTGACGAAAATAGCCCGGACAACGTGTTCGCCCTGCTTTCTTATATCAGTCGTGATCAATACGGCCAAGAGCCATTGGTTTACGGCCCTTACTTCAATGCCCCGGTTATTGGCGTAG
The window above is part of the Butyricimonas paravirosa genome. Proteins encoded here:
- a CDS encoding HEPN domain-containing protein, encoding MKKSIAFLPKKNREDLKYLVELILDKIPVCEMIILYGSYARGTYVSYDEREEFGIPTSFKSDYDILVINSAWGYEKIENKLVSVRNIYDKRGDHRYRVPVQFIHDSIKKVNEDLKYSRYFYTELKRDGIMLYNSGNNKLARRKPLNFGEIKKQGEEYFREKFAKARLFIEQAVFMYDKEEYVMSSFNLHQACENLFSAILLTFTLKNDKEHNLEELFKVSRGYAPELIRVFPIGNEEEERLFKILVCSYIEARYNPEFKVSREDVEDLMVKVEKFGMVTKDVCERGIKEYEGLAKTEKKRR
- a CDS encoding IS256 family transposase; translation: MEFTHEQISEIISEITNGELGLQGLVKQGLESLMLSERDLHNETRGDVSNGFRGRRVCHGGKVFELRVPRSRNNHFYPMLLGVLKDQEEEAQKLVSSLYCSGLTTEQVGKIYEQFYGKHYSKSQVSRLLNTAREDVNAWLGRELDNRYPIIYIDATYVLTRRDDSVSNEAYYTVLGVKEDRTREVLAVVNFPTESATNWKDVFEDLKERGVAVIDLLVCDGLPGIENVLAETFPKADLQLCTVHLKRNIAGKVKPRDKKQVMEELKQVCAPDQWEISPEKAFEKFKEFIARWQKSYPVLKRYCHDRYRFYFTYFKYEREIRGMIYTTNWIERLNRDYKRVINMRGAMPNPQAVILLMGTVAQNADIYKYPIYNFLESRLFY
- a CDS encoding site-specific integrase, which encodes MNIKRNIIFALESRKKNGVPIVENVPIRMRVIFASQRIEFTTGYRIDVAKWDADKQRVKNGCTNKLKQSAAEINTDLLKYYAEIQNIFKEFEVQEVMPTTQQLKEAFNMRMKDTSEEQPEEAPVSFWEVFDEFVKECGNQNNWTASTYEKFAAVRNHLKEFKEDATFNYFDEFGLNEYVNFLRDTKDMRNSTIGKQMGFLKWFLRWSFKKGHHQNIAYDTFKPKLKTTSKKVIFLTWDELNKLKDYQIPHDKQYLERVRDVFLFCCFTSLRYSDVRNLKRSDVKPDHIEVTTVKTADSLIIELNDHSKAILEKYKDVHFENHMALPVISNQKMNDYLKELGELAEINEPVRETYYKGNERIDEVTPKYALLSTHAGRRTFICNALALGIPAQVVMKWTGHSDYKAMKPYIDIADDIKANAMNKFNQL